In Myxococcus stipitatus, a single window of DNA contains:
- a CDS encoding GNAT family N-acetyltransferase, with amino-acid sequence MAGAVPLLLEDPDIDESFGWWRPEAGGRPPGLWSAVEGTRLFAVAERGEGIIGLAALTNIRREERYARVSCAVASRHRLGGAGHWAMTEVIRLGVRLDGVRHLETCVRASNETSRRVLESLGFLPLVAPSFPREEGHPGSHVYLRLDLPSSARGHFLLTPRRALCA; translated from the coding sequence GTGGCGGGTGCGGTGCCGCTGTTGCTGGAGGATCCGGACATCGACGAGTCGTTCGGGTGGTGGCGGCCCGAGGCGGGTGGCCGTCCGCCGGGCCTGTGGAGCGCCGTGGAGGGGACGCGGCTGTTCGCGGTGGCGGAGCGGGGCGAGGGCATCATCGGCCTGGCGGCGCTGACGAACATCCGCCGCGAGGAGCGCTACGCGCGGGTGAGCTGCGCGGTGGCGTCGCGGCACCGGTTGGGCGGCGCGGGCCACTGGGCGATGACGGAGGTCATCCGCCTGGGCGTGCGGCTCGATGGGGTGCGCCACCTGGAGACGTGCGTGCGCGCCAGCAACGAGACGTCGCGCCGGGTGCTGGAGTCGTTGGGCTTCCTGCCGCTGGTGGCGCCGTCGTTTCCCCGCGAGGAGGGACATCCGGGGAGCCACGTGTACCTGCGGCTCGACCTGCCCTCCAGCGCGCGGGGGCACTTCCTGTTGACGCCGCGCCGGGCGCTGTGTGCGTGA